A stretch of DNA from Gemmatimonadota bacterium:
TGGAGACCGATGTTGCCGGTAAACCATTGCAACACGGGATTCAGCTTGAAGTACGAGCTGCCGCGAATCGCGGCCGTCGCGTAGTCCCATTCCCGATGCTCATGCCAATAGGTATCCTCGAACTGATGCTGGGCGTAGAACAGCCCGATCCCCGCAGAGGCGGCGATGAACATGGCCGGGAAGTAGATCGCGAAGAACGGACCGAAACCGATCCACACCGAACAGGCGCCGCCGATGACCAGAATCGCGAGATTCGTCGACCAAACGCTGAACCGCTGGAGCTGGTTGAGCGGAACCCCCTTGATCAGCCGTCGCTGGCTCAACATCAAGTAGATCGGCCCGAGCCCAAGCAGCACCAGCGGATGGCGCACAAAGCGGTAGCGCCGTCGTCGTTCGGGGGTGAGTTCGGCATACTCGCATACCGTCATGGTCTCGATGTCGCCGTGTCCGCGTCGATCGAGGTCACCCGCGGAGGCATGGTGCAACGCATGGTCCTTCCGCCACTGGGCAAAGGGCGTCAGCGTCAGGACACCGGTGATCCAGCCGACAATTTCATTGGCCCGCCGCGACTTGAAGAACGACCCGTGGCCGCAGTCGTGCATGATGATGAAGGTCCGCACCAACAACCCGCCCGCGGGAACCGCCAGCAACAAGGTCACGAGATACGAACCGGCGAGAGACCGGTGCATCAGCCAGAGCAACCCGGCCAAGGGCAGCAGCGTCGTGAGCAACTGGACGACGGCGCGACGGGTCTCCGGTTGCTGGTACCGCGCGACGACAGCGCCCCACGTAGTTCTCTCCATCAGAGCCGACCTCCCTTACAAAGAGCCTGCCCCTCGGCGGTGAGTCCATCAATGAGGTCCTTCGGGGATAGGGTCGGACGGTTCCCCGACCGGCGTCAAAGCTACTGCCTCCAGGCGGCCGCCACCAACTCGGCCCGGCTCGGCGCGATGCCCCCACCACCCCGGGTCCGCGAAGCCGTATATGGTGTATCTTGTTCCGGTGCTTCGACTGCTCCTCCTCGGCTTGACCGTTCCCCTCTCCGCTCAGGAGCACCGGTCCCCCGAACTGGCCGTCGTCCGCATCGCCCCAGGCACCGCCGTGCGGCTCGACGGCCAACTCACCGAACCGTTCTGGCAGGCCGTCCCGGCCGCCACGGATTTCCGCCAGCGCGAGCCCGCGGTCGGCCAACCGGCCACCGAGGCCACCGAGGTCCGGGTCGTGATCGACGGTGCCACGGTCTACATCGGCATCCTGGCCCGGGACTCCCGGCCCGAGCAAGTGATCGCCCGAATCCTTCAGCGGGACCAAGTCGTCCGGGTTAGTGATTTCGAACCCGGGCTCCACTACCAGGGCGACGATGTGGTCGCGATTCTCCTCGATCCGATGCACGATCGCCGTTCGGCATACGTGTTCGCGACCAACGCCAATGGCGCCGAGTTCGACGCCCTGGTCAGCAACGACGGCCAAGCCACGAACGCCGACTGGCGGGGCGTCTGGCAAGTCGCCGCGAGCCGAACGGCCGAAGGCTGGAGTGCCGAATTCGCGATTCCCCTTCGATCGATCCGGTATCCCTCCGACAGCGCGGCCATTTGGGGATTCAACGTCGTTCGCTATCAGGCCCGGAGCAACGAGGAATCACTCTGGACCTCGTGGGGACGCGACCCTGAAGGCTTTCATCGGGTGAGCAACGGCGGGCACCTCGCCGGGATCGGTGCGCTGCCCCGCCCCGGCACCAACCTCGACGTCAAACCGTACCTCCTCGGCGGAACCAGCCGCGAAGTCGACGGCGACCTGGTCACGAACAGCGGCCGGATCGAAGCCGGCCTCGACCTCAAGACCGAGATCGCGCCCGGAATGCTTCTCGATCTCACCGCCAACACCGATTTTGCCCAGGCCGAGGTCGATGATGAAAAGGTCAACCTGACTCGGTTCAACCTCTTTTTTCCGGAGAAGCGGGACTTCTTTCTCGAGAACGCCGGGATCTTCGAGTTCGGATTCAGGAGTTCATTCGAGCCGCCGCCGTTCCTGATGTTTTTTTCCCGCCGGATCGGAGTGGCCAACGACGGCCCCGTGCCGTTGCTGGGCGGGCTCCGCCTCACCGGCCGCGCCGGGCGCCAGTCGATCGGCGTCTTGAATGTCGTGACCGACCCCGCGTTCGGGGTCCCCCGTCAAAACCATGCTGTGGTCCGGGTCAAGCGCGACTTCAGCACCGGCGGATACCTTGGCGCGATGGCCACCGACCAACGCTCAGGCGATGACTGGAACACCGCGGGCGGCGTCGACTTCCTGATGCGGCCAAGCCCCTCGTTCACCGTGCAGGGCTACGCGGCCATCACGACCGCGCAAGCGGCCCGGGCCGGGTACTCGGGCCGGATCGACGCCCAGTATCAGACCGACCGGTTCGGAGCCGAGTTGGCCCATCTCTTCGTCGACGGGAACGCCCGGGCCGACCTCGGATTCGTCACCCGGACCGATATCCAACGGAGCGACGCGAATGTCCGGGTCACGACCCGCCCCAAGCTGCTCGGTCTCCGCCGTCTCGATCTCTTGATGTACGGACAACTCATCACCAATGGCGCCGGCACGGTCCAAGACTGGATGGTGTCCCCGAACCTCTCCGCCGACTGGAACTCGGGCGATCGCCTTTTTGCCTGGTATACCGGTGGTTCCACCCGGCTGGATGAGGGTTTCGCGCTCTCCGACAGTGTGCCGGTTCCCGCGGGGCAGTACGACACGTGGTCATTCAATTGGTTCGCGAGCACCAGCCAGCGACGGCCGATCGTGCTTCGAACCAACCTCACGCTGCAAGGGATGTATGGCGGGACGATCCACTCCCTTGGGGGCGAACTGTCGGCCGCGCCATCGCCCAACCTCGCGCTTGCCTTCAACGTCAATCGGAGCCTCGTCGATTTGCCCGGCGGAAGCTTCACGGCCGATCTGGCCACCATGAGGCTTACGGTGGCCCTCTCGACCAAACTAGTTGCCAACACCCTGCTCCAATACAACGCGTTCGAACGGGATCTGGGCGCGAACTTCCGGGTCGGCTACACCTTTCGCACGGGGAGCGACCTGTTCCTGGTGTTCAACGAGCGGCGCGGCGACGGCACCCGACTCTGGGCTCCGCGGGAGCGGGCCGGTCTGGTCAAACTGACCTATCTGTCGCGGTGGTAGCGCACGATGGGTAGCTGCAACCGAATCATCAGACTCCCATCACTCGCCCGATCAGCGCAAGCGACGGCCCGGCCAGCCAGCCGCCATCCACCTCGACCGCGCTGCCGGTGGTATAGCCGGCGGCGTCCGAGCGGGGCGATCGTCTTCACGATCCCGAGCTTGGCCTCCGCACCCGCCTGCTGATTGATCGGCGTGTCGATGGTGCCGGGGCAGACACAGTTCACCAGGATGCGACGGGGCCCGAGTTCGACGGCCGTCGATCCCAGCGATGCGGCGACCTTCACCCCTGAAAGGCTGAGCGCCGGCCCCGTCCGGACCGTCGCGGGGTTCGAGGACATCTCGAAGCTCCCCGCCCTGATCGCCGGACTGAGAAAGCGCGGGTGGACGGAGCGCGAACCCGACTTGGTTCTGGGCGAAAACTGGCTTCGGGTCTGGGGCCGGGTGTGGGGCGGTTGAGATCCGGGCGCGCGACCGGCAAACAGCACTAGTTTACAGGCCATGCTCCTCGCCGTCGTCACCGCGCTCCAGACCGGCCAAGTTCGCCCTGCGCCGCACGTCACACCCCCGCGGATCGAAGCCGAAGTGCGAATCGACGGCATCCTCGGCGAACCCGTCTGGGCCCGCGCGGCGCGGCTTACCGATTTCTCCCAGTTCAGCCCCTCCGACGGTCGGCCCGCCGAAGACCCGACCGAGGTGCTGGTCTGGTACTCCTCCACCGCGATCCACTTCGCCGCCCGCGCCACGGCGCCGCCGGGCAGCGTTCGGGCCCACCTGACCGACCGCGACAAGGGGATCCAGAGCGACGACTACATCGAGATCTACCTCGGCACCTTCAACGACGGCCGTCAGGCGTTTGTCTTTGCGGTCAATCCGCTCGGTGTTCAGGCCGACGGCTCGATCATGGAAGGGTCGACCCGCCGGTCGGCCTACGGCGAGGGCGCTGACCGGGGCGGCCGCGAACACCCCAACCTGACCCCCGATTTCACTTTCGAGTCGAAGGGGCGGCTCACCGAAACCGGCTACGAGGTGGAAGTCCGGATCCCCTTCAAGAGCCTCCGCTACCAAGCGGGTGAGCGGCAGGACTGGTCGCTTCAGATCGTCCGGCGGGTCGCCGCCACGGGACGCGAAGACACCTGGGCCCCGGCCCAGCGGGCCGCGACCTCGTTCGTGGGCCAAAGCGGCATCATGGTCGGACTCGAAGGACTCCGTCGCGGCCGGGTGCTCGAGGTCACCCCCATCGCCACCAGCACCGTGAGCGGCGCACCGCGCCTCGGCGGCTGGGCGTACGGCGGAGGCCGGCCCGAACTCGGCGGCAACCTCAAATGGGGCCTCTCCGCCAACCTCACCTTCAACGGCACGGCCCATCCGGATTTTTCCCAGGTTGAGTCCGACGCCGGCCAGTTGGTGACCGATCCCCGGCGCGCCATCTTCTTTGCCGAGAAACGGCCGTTCTTCCTCGACGGGTTCGAGTACTTCACCACGCCGAGTCAGGTGATCTATACCCGGCGGATCGCCGCGCCGATCGGGGCCGCCAAGATCACCGGCCGAGTCTCCGGAATGAGCTTTGGGTTTCTCTCCGCGATCGACGACCGGGCCACCTCGGCCACCGGACGGAGCCATCCGGTCAACAACCTGCTCCGGCTTCAGCGCACCATCGGGAGCCGGTCACGGTTAGGCATGGCCTACACCGACCGGGTCGACGGCCGTGACTACAACCGGGTCGGCGAGATCGACGGGCGGCTGGCGTTGAGCCCGCTCACTAGCTTCTCGTTCTTCGGCGCGGTCAGCCGCGACCGGAACGCAACCGGCACCCGGACTGCCCCGATCGGATACGCCGAGTTCCGCCACACCGGGCGGCGGTTCGGGCTTCAGGCCACCCTCAACGCGGTGTCGGACCAGTTCGTGGCCGGGAGCGGGTTCATCAGCGAGCCGGATATGGTCCAGGTCTCGATCGGCCCGTCGGTCACCTTCTATGGCCGGCGCGGCGCCCTGGTCGAACGGATCAGCACCTCGCTCTACGCCGATCTGATCTGGGCCTATCCCGATTTCCGGAGCGGCCAGGCCTCGCGCGACCGGCGGGTGATGCAGCGTCTCAACCTGACCCTCCGGGGCGGCTGGGACATCGGGTTGACCGGATACCGATTCAATTATGGCTACGACCGCCGGCTGTTCCGGGACTACGCCATCCAAGTGCCCGCCGGCGCGGGACGCGACACCGTACCCTATCCCGCCGCTCAGCGCCTCCCGTCGCTCGCCGGAGGGCTCACGATCAGCACCCCGGAACTCGCCGGGTTCCTGCTCGACGTCTACGTCGCCTTCGGCAAGGATATCAACTACGCCGAGTGGTCTGCGGCCGACATCGCCGTCGGCCGTTTGGGGCTCGCCTACCGGCCGACCCCGAAACTCCGGGCCGAGTCGACGCTGCCGTTGCAGATCTTTCATCGGGCATCGGACGGGTCGTTCGTGTCGCGGAAACTCCTCCCGCGGCTCAAGGTCGAATATCAGCTGTCGCGGGCGGTGTTCCTCCGGGTGGTGGGCGAGTACCAGGCCTTCCAGCGCGACAGCCTCCGTGACGATACCCGGACCAACGCCCCGATCCTGATCCGAGACCCGGGCACCGGGCGGTATCGCCGGGACCTCGCCCTCCCGGTCGACCAGAACGCCTTCCGGCTCGACCTGTTGTTCTCCTATCAGCCAACGCCGGGCACGGTGTTCTTCGCGGGTTATGGAAGCAGTATGGCCGAGGAGGAGGCGTTCCGGTTCCGGGGCCTCAGCCGGTCGCGAGACAATTTCTTCCTCAAGTGGAGTTATCTGCTTCGGCTCTAGCGGGTCGGCTGGCGGCCCGGAAAACCACACGGTACCATATCCCGGATGAAACCCTCCGAATACACCGCCTTGGATGGCCTCGCGCTCACGCGGGCGGCGCTCGGGGTTCCACTCGAGGCGCCCAAACCCCTGGTACCGTGAAATCTGAGCGCCCGGCCCCCGGGCGGAGCGGACGGACGCGTTCTCCAAACTGCTCCGATTCGCGCACCGCCCCGAGTTCGCCGACGACCGCACCCTCGCCGAACAGGAGTTTGGGTCGGATCGCCTGGAGCGAATGGCCCCCACCTGGCCGACGAAATCGGCGCCGATCAGCAGCTGCTCGGCGCCTTTCTTACTTGGCTCGGCTTCGACTTTGCGCTGATCGAGGGGCCCGACCTCACGCTGGCGCACCGATCCAACCACACTCGCCCGCGTCGCGGCGGAGTGCGGCTACTTCGACCAATCGCATTTGATCCGGGACTTTCGGGATTTCGCGGGGGCGGCGCCGGCCGGTTTCCTGGCGAGCGCGCCGGAGTTCACCGCGTTCTTTACCGCTGGCCCCCCGCCGAGCGGACGGTAGGCCCCGCCGACTTCACCCGGCTCGGGCCAAGAGCCAGAGAAACGAGCCGAATCCGATGGCCACGACGGCCCGCCGAACCCACTCTTGACCGACCCGTTGAGCCAGTCGCGACCCGACGTATCCGCCGACCAGACTCGAGGCCGCCATCACCAACGCCAGCGGCCAGACCACGGCGCCTTTGGCGGCAAACAACAGCGCCGCCACCAGATTAGCCGACAACGCGCCCCAGACCTTGAGGGCGTTCATCTTGTGAATGTCGGTCAATCCGAAGAGGCCGAGCACGCCTAACGTCAGGATGCCGATGCCGGCGCCGAAGTACCCGCCGTAGATCCCGACAAGGAACTGGACCACCAGGAACGCCGGGGGAGGTTTTGGGGCCACCTCGCCGAGCGGCTGGTGGCCGCGGAGCCACCGAACGAGCGGCCCGTTCGAAACGAACAGGACGGTAGCGCCGAGCACCAGGAACGGCACGATCCGTTCGAACCGGTCGTTGCCGGTGGTGAGCAAGAGCCAGGCGCCGAGAATTCCGCCCAGAATGCCGGTCACGCCGATACTCGCCACCCAGCCGCCCACGCCGGCAAACTGGCGCCGGTAGCCCCAGAGGCTGCCGAACGCGCCGGGCCAGAGCGCCATGGTGTTGGTGGTGTTGGCCGTGAGCGGGGCGATGCCGAGCGCCACGAGGATCGGAAAGGTGACTAGGGTCCCGCCGCCGGCGATCGAGTTGATCGCGCCACCGACCAGTGCCGCGAGCGCGGCCAGCAGGAGTGATCCAACTGGCATCAGGGCGTCACGCCGCGCGCGGCCTCGACGACCCCGCCCAGAAACGCCCGGGACTCGGCCCACCGCGGAGCGGCGTCCGGCTCGGGCCATGCGCTCCAGATCACGACGACCATCCGTTCGGCCGGGTTGAGATAGAGGATCTGCCCGAAGATCCCTTCCCCCTCGAACGCGCCGTCGTGGTTCGGGAGCGCGGCTGGACCCTTCGGGTACGACCACCAGAAATAGCCATAGCCCAGCGGATAGTCAGGATACAACTTGCCGTACCCGTTCGCGGGAGAGTCGGCTCGAGGGTGGCTCGCCTCGGCGACCCATCCGGCCGGCAGCACCTGCCGGCCCCCGGCCGTACCGCCGCCCAAGATGAACTGCCCAAACCGGCCATAGTCGCGAAGTGTCGCGTTGACGCCGCCCCCCGCGAACTCCTGACCCCCGTCGGACTCGAGGCGCCAATACCCGTCGCTCTCCATCCCGAACGGCTTCCAGATTCTTTCGGACAGGTAGTCCGACAGAGTCTTGCCCGTGGCCGCTTGGACCACCATCCCAGCCAGTTGGGTCTCGCCGGTATTGTAGTTGTAGATCGTTCCCGCCGGACCGGCTCGGGGCAACGCTTTCATGACGTTGAGGATGCAGCCCGCCAGCCGGTCCGTGAGACACTGCGTGATCTTGGCGATGTCAGCACTCCGGTCGGTATAGGCCTCATTGTATTTGACGCCCGAG
This window harbors:
- a CDS encoding SDR family oxidoreductase, which gives rise to MSSNPATVRTGPALSLSGVKVAASLGSTAVELGPRRILVNCVCPGTIDTPINQQAGAEAKLGIVKTIAPLGRRRLYHRQRGRGGWRLAGRAVACADRASDGSLMIRLQLPIVRYHRDR
- a CDS encoding class C beta-lactamase-related serine hydrolase, which codes for MTIHSRTTLVLAVAVLIGCADSASKPVATIDSLGLAENILFLRPDQQVPRYRHMDQASPVRAFARGATVFPLPKSASPLPAIRYQIGSRALGIDSFMVRNHVTGLLILKDGKILDERYRQGNDAATKWISFSVGKSFVSTLVGAAVQDGSIKSIEDPLTKYLPALTGSAYDGVTIRQALQMASGVKYNEAYTDRSADIAKITQCLTDRLAGCILNVMKALPRAGPAGTIYNYNTGETQLAGMVVQAATGKTLSDYLSERIWKPFGMESDGYWRLESDGGQEFAGGGVNATLRDYGRFGQFILGGGTAGGRQVLPAGWVAEASHPRADSPANGYGKLYPDYPLGYGYFWWSYPKGPAALPNHDGAFEGEGIFGQILYLNPAERMVVVIWSAWPEPDAAPRWAESRAFLGGVVEAARGVTP
- a CDS encoding fatty acid desaturase, coding for MERTTWGAVVARYQQPETRRAVVQLLTTLLPLAGLLWLMHRSLAGSYLVTLLLAVPAGGLLVRTFIIMHDCGHGSFFKSRRANEIVGWITGVLTLTPFAQWRKDHALHHASAGDLDRRGHGDIETMTVCEYAELTPERRRRYRFVRHPLVLLGLGPIYLMLSQRRLIKGVPLNQLQRFSVWSTNLAILVIGGACSVWIGFGPFFAIYFPAMFIAASAGIGLFYAQHQFEDTYWHEHREWDYATAAIRGSSYFKLNPVLQWFTGNIGL
- a CDS encoding sulfite exporter TauE/SafE family protein is translated as MARAGRRSAVGRVPGVSGRGRRGRARRDALMPVGSLLLAALAALVGGAINSIAGGGTLVTFPILVALGIAPLTANTTNTMALWPGAFGSLWGYRRQFAGVGGWVASIGVTGILGGILGAWLLLTTGNDRFERIVPFLVLGATVLFVSNGPLVRWLRGHQPLGEVAPKPPPAFLVVQFLVGIYGGYFGAGIGILTLGVLGLFGLTDIHKMNALKVWGALSANLVAALLFAAKGAVVWPLALVMAASSLVGGYVGSRLAQRVGQEWVRRAVVAIGFGSFLWLLARAG